A single genomic interval of Antarcticibacterium arcticum harbors:
- a CDS encoding hotdog family protein — protein MLLKDFYTVDSTSRKGEMYATRLSINKAHEIYKGHFPDMPVTPGVILMQLFKEEAERNTGKKLLLEKASNVKFTAVVDPNKDEKLILNTIITEGTEGVNLKGTAENNNATALKINAFYKINN, from the coding sequence ATGCTTTTAAAAGATTTTTATACAGTAGATAGTACTTCCCGTAAAGGTGAAATGTACGCTACCCGCCTGTCCATTAACAAGGCACATGAAATTTATAAAGGACATTTTCCTGATATGCCTGTTACCCCGGGTGTAATTCTAATGCAGCTTTTTAAGGAAGAAGCAGAGCGCAATACCGGTAAAAAGCTATTGCTGGAAAAGGCTTCCAATGTGAAATTCACTGCTGTGGTAGATCCCAATAAAGACGAAAAACTGATCCTGAATACAATTATTACAGAGGGTACAGAGGGGGTTAATCTTAAAGGAACTGCTGAAAACAATAATGCTACTGCCTTAAAGATCAATGCATTCTATAAAATAAATAATTAA
- a CDS encoding polysaccharide deacetylase family protein — protein sequence MNFKTLNRIILSLLLVGAFFSAFNYISPWLIIGFIIGYLSFILIISTNVQLDFFLKAFHNNPFEEDGRIALTFDDGPVENTLKILEVLDKYHVKASFFCIGKNIEQNPEIFKLILEKGHFIGNHTWSHTRKMGFISSEKMVEEIKKCDEICYRIGGVRPATFRPPFGIINPKTKRALDITRHKVIGWNVRSYDAIISSENMILRRIIRKIKPGDVILLHDTNKLTVEILEQLLLFLRSNNYRPVRVDNLFNIDAYY from the coding sequence GTGAATTTCAAAACCTTAAATAGAATAATTCTTTCCCTGCTTCTGGTAGGAGCATTTTTTTCTGCATTCAATTATATTTCTCCCTGGTTGATCATAGGTTTCATTATAGGTTACCTGAGTTTTATACTTATTATTTCCACCAATGTCCAATTGGATTTTTTTTTAAAGGCCTTTCACAACAATCCTTTTGAAGAAGACGGCAGGATAGCCCTTACATTTGATGACGGTCCTGTAGAGAATACTTTGAAGATCCTGGAGGTCCTGGATAAATATCACGTAAAAGCCAGTTTTTTTTGTATTGGAAAAAATATTGAGCAAAACCCGGAGATCTTTAAACTCATCCTTGAAAAGGGCCATTTTATTGGGAATCATACATGGTCTCACACCAGAAAAATGGGATTTATTTCTTCTGAAAAAATGGTAGAGGAAATTAAAAAATGTGATGAGATCTGCTACCGGATTGGAGGAGTGCGTCCGGCAACATTTCGCCCGCCCTTTGGGATCATTAACCCAAAGACCAAACGCGCCCTTGATATCACCCGTCACAAGGTTATAGGATGGAATGTAAGGTCCTATGATGCGATAATAAGTTCAGAAAATATGATCCTGCGGAGGATCATTAGAAAAATTAAGCCGGGAGATGTTATTTTACTTCATGACACTAATAAACTAACAGTAGAAATACTGGAACAATTGTTGTTATTTTTGCGAAGCAACAATTACCGCCCCGTTCGGGTGGATAATTTATTCAATATAGATGCGTATTATTAA
- a CDS encoding C45 family autoproteolytic acyltransferase/hydolase, producing MKQPLIYIICSVLLLSGCGVKRSLEDRPNLTGISSIDTLRTKHNDSLFTLGNNSLAKNQYGIWELYVEGDALERGLVTGSLTRELMHIQERAIMDKIESLVPQGGYQNFLRKVVKVFNRKMHLHIPEEYKAEIYGVSRFALPEYNSFAQPYVRALYLHGAHDIGHALQDLMLVGCTSFAAWDSKTRDGQILLGRNFDFYAGDDFAKEKIAAFINPAEGHKFMMYTWGGMIGVVSGMNEKGLTVTINAGKSKIPLVAKTPIALVAREILQYAETTGEAIAIARKREVFVSEAIMIGSAAERKAILIEVAPNNFGVYEVENTNRLICSNHFQSEEYSNDRRNLKTREESHTTYRFQKMEELIEKEAAISPLKAAEILRNREGLEGVSLGMGNEKAINQLLAHHGIIFKPEERKLWISANPFQMGAFVAYDLDEAFDRFISGNSGKVVLNEAETIPADDFILSKQYRDYMEFRSLSREAENAMAGNKLPEEDTVVRIIQLNPHFWKSWALAGEYYYKQKDYKKAVIHFKQALNREVTTLPDEERLEKMIKKSYRKI from the coding sequence ATGAAGCAGCCGCTTATATACATAATTTGTTCAGTATTACTCCTGAGTGGCTGCGGGGTTAAAAGGTCTCTTGAGGATCGGCCAAATCTCACCGGAATTTCCAGCATTGATACCTTGCGCACCAAACATAATGACAGTCTTTTTACCCTGGGAAATAATTCCCTGGCAAAAAACCAATACGGGATCTGGGAGCTGTACGTTGAGGGTGATGCGCTTGAGCGTGGCCTCGTTACAGGAAGCCTAACCCGTGAGCTTATGCATATCCAGGAACGGGCAATCATGGATAAAATTGAAAGCCTTGTGCCACAGGGAGGCTATCAGAATTTTCTTCGAAAGGTTGTAAAGGTTTTTAACCGTAAAATGCATTTACACATACCCGAAGAATATAAAGCTGAAATTTACGGGGTGTCACGATTTGCTTTGCCGGAATACAATTCCTTTGCTCAACCTTACGTAAGGGCCTTATATCTTCACGGGGCGCACGATATTGGCCATGCACTTCAGGACCTTATGCTGGTAGGATGTACTTCTTTTGCAGCCTGGGACTCCAAAACCAGGGACGGGCAAATACTGCTGGGGAGAAATTTTGATTTTTATGCGGGAGATGATTTCGCAAAAGAAAAGATAGCTGCTTTTATTAATCCTGCGGAAGGCCATAAGTTCATGATGTACACCTGGGGCGGAATGATAGGCGTGGTGAGCGGAATGAATGAAAAAGGGCTCACAGTAACTATTAACGCCGGAAAATCAAAAATTCCACTTGTTGCCAAAACCCCCATTGCGCTTGTGGCAAGGGAAATATTGCAATATGCTGAGACCACGGGGGAAGCAATCGCAATTGCGCGAAAAAGAGAGGTTTTTGTTTCTGAAGCCATTATGATAGGAAGTGCCGCTGAACGAAAGGCAATTCTAATTGAAGTGGCGCCCAATAATTTTGGGGTTTATGAGGTAGAAAATACCAACCGGCTAATTTGCAGCAATCACTTTCAAAGTGAGGAATATAGCAATGACAGGCGAAATCTCAAGACCCGGGAAGAAAGCCATACTACTTACAGATTCCAAAAAATGGAAGAATTGATAGAGAAGGAAGCTGCAATTTCTCCTCTTAAAGCAGCCGAAATCCTACGCAACAGGGAAGGATTGGAAGGAGTTTCTCTTGGCATGGGGAATGAGAAAGCCATCAACCAGCTGCTCGCGCATCATGGGATTATTTTTAAACCCGAAGAACGCAAGTTGTGGATCTCTGCCAATCCCTTTCAAATGGGAGCTTTTGTTGCTTATGACTTGGATGAGGCTTTCGACCGCTTTATCTCAGGTAATTCAGGAAAGGTGGTTCTAAATGAAGCAGAAACTATTCCGGCAGATGATTTTATTCTAAGCAAGCAATACCGGGATTATATGGAATTTCGTTCCTTAAGCCGGGAAGCAGAAAACGCTATGGCGGGAAACAAGTTACCTGAGGAAGATACAGTGGTACGAATAATTCAGCTGAATCCCCATTTCTGGAAATCCTGGGCACTGGCAGGGGAGTACTATTATAAACAAAAAGACTATAAAAAAGCAGTAATTCACTTTAAACAAGCCCTCAACCGGGAGGTTACCACTTTACCGGATGAGGAACGGTTAGAGAAAATGATCAAAAAAAGCTACCGGAAAATATAA
- a CDS encoding LolA family protein: protein MRIIKILIYLFTVVAFSQSPLSNGDLKNFTRGVAIEANNLESLSGDFVQTKYIQLMEESAVSKGKLYYKAPNVLKWEYSAPYNYKILFKENQLFINDDGDKSVTSLRSNKLFEKLVSLISGSINGKLLADRENFDVSFFRQGGKVSAVIISRDPSLKQMFSEIVLIFSEDHRLHSVQLKEEEGDYTQIDFKNIKLNQKIDPAIFEN, encoded by the coding sequence ATGCGTATTATTAAGATCCTTATTTACCTGTTCACCGTAGTGGCATTTAGCCAGAGCCCTCTTTCAAACGGGGACCTTAAAAATTTTACCAGGGGAGTGGCCATTGAGGCAAATAACCTGGAAAGCCTGTCCGGTGATTTTGTGCAAACCAAATACATACAGCTTATGGAGGAAAGTGCCGTAAGCAAGGGGAAACTTTATTACAAGGCCCCAAATGTGCTTAAATGGGAATATTCTGCACCTTATAATTATAAAATCCTTTTTAAGGAAAATCAATTATTCATAAATGATGATGGGGATAAAAGCGTTACCAGCCTTAGATCCAATAAATTATTTGAAAAATTGGTAAGTCTTATTTCCGGAAGTATTAATGGTAAACTGCTTGCAGACCGGGAAAATTTTGATGTTAGTTTCTTCCGCCAGGGAGGAAAGGTTTCTGCAGTAATTATTTCCCGAGATCCTTCTCTAAAGCAAATGTTTAGTGAGATTGTTTTAATTTTTAGCGAGGACCACCGTCTTCATTCGGTACAACTTAAAGAAGAAGAGGGAGATTATACCCAAATCGATTTCAAAAATATTAAACTCAACCAAAAGATTGATCCTGCTATTTTTGAAAATTAA
- a CDS encoding DUF2062 domain-containing protein, with product MSHSPIYQSRFEKLNCCILVPTYNNQKSLASVLQDLQLYSSNIVVVNDGSTDETFEILKNFSHLDIHHFPQNRGKGAALDHGFKMAGELGYDYAITIDSDGQHYPDDLDIFLNELENRDENSPEILLVGDRNMGRDGIPGKSSLGNKFSNFWYLVVTGRQLTDTQSGYRLYPLHIVNPIKLYTNKFEYEIEIIVKASWRGVDVRNIPIKVFYEENRVTHFRPFWDITRIVMLYMWFVLASFFYIHPRDKYRQFRDKGFKRFWNEDILKSDEPAHRKAAAVALGVFVGISPFWGFHTLIVFLLAAVLKLNKVIAFIFSNISIPPLIPVIIYASYQAGSLLTGNGFSWELSLSDFDSGAEVLEGLGQYLLGSFALAGITAFLLWIVFYFLFSVANQKQVVKL from the coding sequence TTGAGCCATTCACCCATTTACCAATCGCGATTTGAAAAACTGAACTGTTGCATCCTTGTGCCTACTTATAATAACCAAAAAAGCCTGGCAAGCGTTCTACAGGACCTTCAGTTATATTCAAGTAACATAGTGGTGGTAAATGATGGTTCTACAGATGAAACCTTCGAGATCCTTAAAAATTTTTCGCACCTGGATATTCACCATTTTCCCCAAAACAGGGGTAAAGGAGCTGCCCTGGACCATGGATTTAAAATGGCCGGGGAGCTGGGATATGATTATGCGATCACGATAGATTCAGACGGGCAGCACTATCCCGATGATCTTGACATATTTTTAAACGAGCTGGAAAACAGGGATGAAAATTCTCCGGAAATTCTTCTTGTGGGAGACCGTAACATGGGCCGGGATGGGATCCCTGGGAAATCCAGCCTGGGTAATAAATTTTCAAATTTCTGGTACCTGGTGGTTACCGGCAGGCAGTTGACAGATACTCAAAGCGGTTACCGGCTGTATCCCCTGCACATCGTAAATCCTATAAAACTATACACCAATAAGTTTGAATACGAAATTGAGATCATTGTAAAAGCTTCCTGGCGTGGTGTAGATGTAAGGAACATTCCAATAAAGGTATTTTATGAAGAGAACAGGGTGACCCATTTCCGGCCATTCTGGGACATTACCCGTATTGTTATGTTATATATGTGGTTTGTGCTTGCGAGCTTTTTCTATATTCATCCAAGAGATAAGTATCGGCAATTCAGGGATAAAGGATTTAAAAGGTTCTGGAATGAAGATATTCTCAAAAGCGACGAACCCGCTCATAGAAAAGCAGCTGCCGTTGCATTGGGAGTATTCGTGGGAATATCGCCTTTCTGGGGATTTCACACCCTTATTGTCTTCCTCTTGGCTGCAGTGCTTAAATTAAATAAGGTAATTGCCTTTATCTTTTCCAATATAAGTATCCCACCACTTATCCCCGTGATTATATATGCCAGCTACCAGGCAGGATCCTTATTAACGGGAAATGGTTTTTCGTGGGAATTAAGCCTTTCCGATTTTGACTCGGGTGCAGAGGTCCTTGAGGGGCTTGGCCAGTATCTTTTGGGTAGTTTTGCTTTGGCAGGAATAACCGCATTCCTTCTTTGGATTGTGTTTTATTTCTTATTTTCGGTGGCAAACCAAAAGCAGGTTGTAAAACTTTAA
- a CDS encoding phenylacetate--CoA ligase family protein, translating into MANSHKEPLSQIKELQWLQLKKQLVYLQLHSPFYKKLFKRDNIDINAILSYNDFSLLPVTTKEDLQEFNEDFICVPSEEIIDHVTTSGTLGKPVSLALNNADLDRLTNNELESFKLAGVKKEDVVQITTTLDRRFMAGLAYFLGLRKLGAGIVRTGSGLPQLQWDSIERFKPKYLVAVPSFLLKMVEYAEANSIDYKNSSVKAAICIGEPVRNIEFELNSLGKRLKELWDIEIYSTYASTEMATAFTECEIHKGNHAQPELIFAEILDQEGKHVVPGEIGELVITTLQMETMPLLRFATGDMLTYTEEPCECGRNTLRLSPVIGRRKQMIKLKGTSLYPQSIVEVLNGIKTVDSFVIEARRGELGLDSVTVKIPDTVALEEIKVLREQFKSRLQVSPEIELVSHGEIESLVYPGESRKPQVFRDFR; encoded by the coding sequence ATGGCCAATTCCCATAAAGAACCATTATCCCAAATAAAAGAATTGCAGTGGCTGCAGCTTAAAAAACAACTCGTGTATTTACAGTTGCATTCTCCCTTTTATAAGAAGCTGTTTAAAAGAGATAATATTGATATAAATGCCATCCTGTCCTATAATGATTTTAGTCTCCTGCCTGTAACCACCAAAGAAGACCTGCAGGAGTTTAATGAAGATTTTATATGTGTTCCTTCGGAAGAGATCATAGACCATGTGACCACCTCGGGAACCCTGGGAAAGCCGGTTAGCCTTGCCCTAAATAATGCCGATCTTGACCGCCTCACCAACAACGAACTTGAATCTTTTAAACTCGCCGGAGTTAAGAAAGAAGATGTGGTGCAAATTACTACTACGCTGGACCGCAGGTTTATGGCAGGCCTGGCTTATTTTTTAGGTTTAAGGAAACTTGGGGCCGGAATTGTGCGTACCGGCAGCGGATTGCCTCAACTGCAGTGGGATTCTATAGAAAGGTTTAAACCTAAATATCTTGTTGCAGTTCCTTCCTTTCTGCTTAAAATGGTGGAGTATGCCGAGGCCAATTCAATAGACTATAAAAACTCATCAGTAAAAGCTGCCATTTGCATTGGGGAGCCGGTACGCAATATTGAATTTGAACTTAACAGTTTGGGAAAGCGGCTTAAGGAATTATGGGATATTGAAATTTATTCCACCTATGCCTCTACCGAAATGGCTACCGCTTTTACTGAGTGTGAAATTCACAAGGGAAATCACGCCCAGCCGGAATTGATCTTTGCCGAGATCCTGGACCAGGAAGGAAAGCACGTTGTGCCAGGCGAAATAGGGGAGCTGGTAATTACCACCCTGCAAATGGAAACCATGCCTTTGCTTAGGTTCGCAACCGGAGATATGCTTACTTATACAGAGGAACCCTGTGAATGTGGCAGAAATACCTTGCGCCTAAGCCCGGTAATAGGCCGCCGAAAGCAAATGATCAAGTTAAAGGGTACCAGCCTTTATCCACAAAGTATAGTGGAAGTTCTCAACGGCATAAAGACAGTGGATAGTTTCGTGATAGAAGCTCGCAGGGGTGAATTGGGATTGGACAGCGTTACGGTAAAAATACCGGACACGGTGGCATTGGAAGAAATTAAGGTTTTAAGGGAGCAGTTTAAATCAAGGTTGCAGGTATCCCCGGAAATTGAATTGGTAAGCCACGGTGAAATAGAGAGCCTTGTTTATCCCGGAGAAAGCAGAAAACCTCAGGTTTTCAGGGATTTCAGGTAA
- a CDS encoding MMPL family transporter, with product MVKLHQLIIKHKVLALTGLAIFIGVMAFLASSIRLEEDISNLIPAGEKQEVLKKVLANTEFSDKIIVTISSQNGEPQPDELTRYAQEFLDSVHQQLPDYITDIQGKIPEEGIREIYNFVYQNLPLFLNEADYNEISTRLDKNSIQTRMEENYKNLISPTGLVTKEYLFKDPLSLTSLGLKKLEELQVEDEFELYDNFLISKDHRHVLLFISPSFPASETSRNTIFLKELETVQQDLNRKYKGVKGDFFGGVLYSVANANQIKSDIKVTLGIAGVILLLILIFYYRKFYVPLLIFLPGILGGLTAIAVLFLLKGTISAISLGIGAVLLGISIDYSLHILTHYKNNNNIKKLYRDVTVPVLMSSTTTAIAFLCLIFLKSEALNDLGLFAAISVVVASLLALILIPVLYRAPVKEERSNTIIDQIAGYDLHKKTPVVAIMFVIFIVGLFFFTGVGFNKDLSAINFEPREIKDKEQNVQKIAGKAAKSIYLVSYGNSVDEALENNNSLYRELSALEQKEEINSFSSIGGVVLSTNTQLAKIEQWKEFWTPEKKQGVQEDLKAESEGFGFKPESFNSFYELLTKDFEPIYLDDYRNISNLYLDDFIKAGENFATVTTGLNLKPENKQKILNSLAEDQNMVVVDRKEINEGFLGNLKGEFNKLIGYSLIAVCFILLLFYRSLELTLLTLLPIGITWVITLGLLAILNIEFNILNIIISTFIFGLGLDYSIFITNAFLSEYETGVKVIKTYRTSILLSVITTLLGIGALFFAEHPALRSISIVSIIGVITALFVTFIIQGFIFQKLFIDRKLKGKAPFAFKNYLNPTIITNSDEKLYYRKEVYDNYRYKKDFPGIRRKFESDKERYLKVAEYLEMKDVVLHYTSGKGLLPVYLRYKRPGIKIVGVEHDRAKLQIALNTLSSSTAHLEFQDFVPREKSYFNVIIISEVPPQEAEIDLNRLIAGSAEKVIILDPGYSYRWIIDLNFEILYRQNEVVVLQKVE from the coding sequence ATGGTTAAACTCCATCAATTAATAATTAAACATAAAGTTCTCGCTTTAACAGGGCTGGCAATCTTTATTGGGGTAATGGCTTTTCTGGCTTCCTCCATACGGTTGGAAGAGGATATTTCCAATTTGATCCCGGCAGGCGAAAAGCAGGAGGTGCTGAAAAAAGTTCTCGCCAATACCGAATTTTCTGATAAGATCATTGTTACCATTTCTTCCCAGAACGGGGAACCACAGCCCGATGAACTCACCCGCTACGCGCAGGAGTTTCTTGATAGTGTACACCAACAGCTTCCGGATTATATTACAGATATCCAGGGAAAAATCCCGGAAGAGGGAATAAGGGAGATCTATAATTTTGTGTACCAAAATTTGCCCCTTTTTCTCAATGAGGCCGATTATAATGAAATTTCCACCAGGCTGGACAAAAACAGTATTCAAACCAGGATGGAGGAGAATTATAAAAACCTTATTTCTCCCACCGGACTTGTAACTAAAGAATATCTTTTTAAAGATCCACTTTCATTAACCTCTCTTGGCTTGAAAAAGCTGGAGGAATTACAGGTAGAAGATGAATTTGAACTGTATGATAATTTTTTGATCTCCAAAGATCACCGGCACGTGTTGTTATTCATCTCGCCCTCGTTCCCTGCTTCGGAAACCAGCCGGAATACCATTTTTCTAAAAGAACTGGAAACTGTTCAACAGGATCTCAACCGGAAATATAAAGGTGTGAAAGGAGATTTTTTTGGAGGGGTGCTTTATTCGGTTGCCAATGCAAATCAAATAAAATCTGATATAAAAGTTACCCTTGGAATAGCCGGGGTTATCTTGCTCCTCATCCTTATATTTTATTACAGAAAATTTTACGTTCCCTTGCTTATATTTCTTCCCGGTATTTTGGGAGGGCTCACGGCCATTGCAGTTCTCTTCCTGCTTAAGGGGACTATTTCAGCAATTTCGCTGGGGATAGGAGCAGTGCTGCTGGGGATTAGCATTGATTATTCCTTACATATCCTTACCCATTATAAGAACAATAACAATATTAAAAAGCTTTACAGGGATGTGACGGTTCCCGTGCTCATGAGCAGCACAACTACCGCTATTGCATTCCTATGTCTTATTTTCCTTAAAAGTGAAGCTTTAAACGATCTGGGCCTTTTTGCGGCAATAAGTGTTGTGGTAGCATCCCTCTTGGCGCTTATCCTTATACCGGTCCTTTACCGCGCACCCGTGAAGGAGGAAAGAAGTAATACCATAATAGACCAGATTGCCGGGTATGATCTTCATAAAAAGACTCCTGTAGTAGCCATTATGTTTGTGATTTTTATTGTGGGACTGTTCTTTTTTACCGGAGTAGGTTTCAATAAAGATCTTTCAGCAATAAATTTTGAACCCCGGGAAATTAAAGATAAAGAGCAAAATGTACAGAAAATAGCCGGGAAAGCAGCTAAATCTATCTACCTGGTCTCCTATGGAAATTCTGTAGATGAAGCACTTGAAAACAATAACAGTTTATACCGGGAGCTTAGCGCCCTTGAGCAGAAAGAGGAGATCAATTCTTTTAGCAGTATTGGCGGCGTGGTACTTTCTACCAATACCCAACTCGCAAAAATTGAACAGTGGAAAGAGTTCTGGACCCCGGAGAAAAAACAGGGCGTGCAGGAAGATCTCAAGGCAGAGTCTGAAGGGTTTGGATTTAAACCGGAAAGTTTCAATTCTTTCTATGAGCTTCTTACAAAGGATTTTGAACCTATCTATCTCGATGATTACAGGAATATTTCCAATCTTTATCTGGACGATTTTATAAAAGCCGGAGAGAACTTTGCCACGGTTACTACAGGTTTAAATTTAAAACCGGAGAACAAACAAAAAATCCTGAATTCCCTTGCCGAAGATCAAAATATGGTTGTGGTTGACCGCAAAGAAATAAATGAAGGTTTCCTTGGGAATTTAAAGGGAGAATTTAATAAGCTAATAGGGTATTCGCTCATTGCGGTATGTTTCATCTTACTTTTATTTTATCGCTCTCTTGAGTTAACGCTTCTTACCCTGCTGCCCATAGGAATTACCTGGGTAATAACCCTGGGGTTGCTGGCAATACTCAATATAGAATTCAATATCCTAAATATTATAATCTCCACTTTTATATTTGGCCTGGGGCTGGATTACAGTATTTTCATAACCAATGCATTTCTTAGTGAATATGAAACCGGGGTAAAGGTAATTAAGACGTACCGCACTTCAATTTTACTTTCTGTTATTACCACCCTGCTGGGTATTGGCGCGTTGTTCTTTGCAGAGCATCCCGCACTAAGGTCCATTTCAATAGTTTCTATAATAGGAGTTATCACAGCTTTATTTGTGACCTTCATAATACAGGGATTTATTTTTCAAAAACTCTTTATTGACAGGAAATTAAAAGGAAAAGCCCCATTCGCTTTTAAAAATTATCTCAATCCTACAATCATTACCAACAGTGATGAAAAACTATATTACCGCAAAGAGGTTTATGATAATTACCGCTACAAAAAAGATTTTCCCGGGATAAGAAGAAAATTTGAAAGCGATAAAGAGCGTTACCTTAAGGTGGCAGAATATCTGGAAATGAAGGATGTTGTGCTGCATTACACATCAGGAAAAGGACTTCTACCTGTATATTTACGGTATAAGAGACCGGGAATAAAGATCGTTGGAGTAGAACACGACAGGGCAAAGCTGCAAATCGCATTGAATACATTATCCTCCTCAACCGCGCATCTGGAATTCCAGGATTTTGTTCCCAGGGAAAAGTCCTACTTTAACGTAATAATTATTTCTGAAGTTCCCCCGCAGGAAGCTGAAATCGATCTTAACCGGTTAATAGCCGGGAGTGCAGAGAAAGTTATTATTTTAGATCCCGGGTATTCCTACCGCTGGATCATTGATCTCAACTTTGAGATCCTGTACAGGCAAAATGAAGTAGTAGTCCTTCAAAAAGTGGAATAA
- a CDS encoding beta-ketoacyl synthase chain length factor, giving the protein MKNSIYINGISSISAQEENAVFSNVPLEYHQNIIPAVSEDFKEFIPAMALRRMSKAIKMGLSASLTALKDAEIELPDAIITGTGQGCKQDTEKFLNEMLDRKEELLTPTSFIQSTHNTIGGQIALFLKCTAYNVTYSQNSASFESALIDAQLLIDEQSGPISVLVGGVDEISEKITSFMYLDGQLKEKEIKNLDLLEIATPGTITSEGAHFFTISPRKSSGTYASLLDVSVFSTSIPEKSSLKIEAFLRNNSVSAEEIDLIILGNNGDSRYDQFYHFLQNGLFKNNLQIGYKHVVGDYDTVTGYALWLACKFLKGEEISPMLKLNDLPVKKLKKILIYNQYLGENHSLILLGAS; this is encoded by the coding sequence ATGAAAAATAGCATATATATCAACGGAATTTCCAGCATCTCTGCCCAGGAAGAAAATGCCGTATTTTCCAATGTTCCGCTGGAATACCACCAAAATATAATACCCGCTGTTTCTGAGGATTTTAAAGAATTTATTCCTGCTATGGCCCTGCGCAGGATGTCAAAAGCAATAAAAATGGGCCTTAGCGCTTCCCTTACGGCTCTCAAGGATGCTGAAATTGAGCTGCCGGATGCTATCATTACCGGAACCGGCCAGGGATGCAAACAGGATACCGAGAAGTTCCTTAATGAAATGTTGGACCGCAAAGAGGAATTACTCACGCCCACTTCTTTTATACAGTCAACCCATAATACCATTGGCGGGCAAATAGCGCTCTTTTTAAAATGTACTGCCTATAATGTTACTTATAGTCAGAATTCCGCCTCTTTTGAATCTGCCCTTATCGATGCTCAATTGCTCATCGATGAACAATCCGGCCCAATATCGGTGCTGGTGGGTGGTGTAGATGAAATTTCAGAAAAGATCACCTCCTTTATGTACCTTGACGGGCAATTGAAGGAAAAGGAAATTAAAAACCTTGATCTATTGGAAATAGCTACGCCGGGGACTATAACTTCAGAAGGGGCTCATTTTTTTACCATTTCACCTCGGAAGAGTTCAGGAACTTATGCCTCGCTGCTTGATGTTTCAGTTTTTAGTACTTCAATTCCGGAGAAATCTTCCTTAAAAATTGAGGCATTTTTAAGGAATAATTCAGTTTCCGCAGAAGAAATTGACCTTATAATTCTGGGAAATAATGGGGATTCACGATATGACCAATTCTATCATTTCCTGCAGAACGGGCTCTTTAAAAATAATTTACAGATTGGTTATAAACATGTGGTGGGAGATTATGATACCGTTACGGGTTATGCCCTTTGGCTGGCTTGCAAATTTTTAAAAGGGGAGGAAATTTCGCCAATGCTCAAGCTAAATGACCTCCCTGTAAAAAAACTGAAGAAGATCCTTATTTATAATCAGTACCTTGGAGAAAATCACAGTTTAATACTCCTCGGGGCTTCGTGA